One Eubacteriales bacterium mix99 genomic window carries:
- a CDS encoding proline--tRNA ligase, whose translation MLLSKLLGERFKEKPADAFMASHIFMLRGGYIRQVSNGIFTLLPPAKKASRKIEQIIREEMDAIGGQEVLFPVVLPADLWKESGRFDSVGSELLRLKDRSGHDMVLGMTHEEAAVHLARSEAKSYLQYPFMIYQIQTKFRDEPRARGGLIRVREFTMKDAYSFHTSQEDLDAYYQKVLESYGRIYKRVGLRNVVAIESDTGMMGGQKAHEFMYLSDGGEDTIVLCDQCGYQSNMEVAVSSIQKEPCEERPMEEVHTPGVRDIEALTKFLSVPESRTMKATVFSRRDNKIPVVVFVRGDLQVNEVKLKKILGTEVDPLTDYEGVDLCFGYIGAYHLNAEGIQVLYDKSLEGETNLACGANRKDYHIRGVSVPRDLDIREFVDVAKVKEGDACVKCGGPLKVRRGIEAGNIFQLGTKYTKSMGMQYMDENGTLQTPLMGCYGIGVGRLLACVLEDNHDEYGPIWPKSVAPWLIHICMLNDTQEGIRELGFRLYQELGQKWDTLLDDRGAAAGVQFADADLLGAPVRIILSKRNIARGQVEITTRDKRIKTMVSIEEVSQKVGEILDQ comes from the coding sequence ATGTTGTTGAGTAAGCTGCTGGGGGAGAGGTTTAAGGAAAAGCCTGCGGATGCGTTTATGGCCAGTCATATCTTCATGCTTCGGGGCGGTTACATCCGGCAGGTGTCCAATGGAATTTTTACCCTGCTTCCTCCTGCGAAGAAGGCATCCCGGAAGATCGAACAGATCATCCGGGAGGAGATGGACGCCATTGGCGGCCAGGAAGTATTGTTTCCAGTTGTGCTTCCGGCGGATCTTTGGAAGGAATCCGGGCGTTTTGATTCGGTGGGCAGCGAGCTGCTGCGCCTGAAGGACCGGAGTGGGCACGACATGGTTCTGGGCATGACTCACGAAGAGGCAGCGGTCCATCTTGCCCGTTCAGAAGCAAAGTCCTATCTGCAGTATCCTTTTATGATCTATCAGATCCAGACCAAATTCCGGGATGAGCCCAGAGCTCGGGGAGGACTGATCCGGGTCCGGGAGTTTACCATGAAGGATGCGTATTCCTTCCATACGTCCCAGGAGGATCTGGATGCCTATTACCAGAAGGTTCTGGAATCTTATGGCAGGATCTATAAAAGGGTCGGGCTGAGGAATGTCGTCGCCATTGAGTCGGATACCGGAATGATGGGCGGCCAAAAGGCCCACGAGTTTATGTATCTTTCCGATGGAGGGGAAGACACCATTGTGCTGTGCGATCAGTGTGGATATCAGTCCAATATGGAAGTCGCGGTATCCAGCATTCAGAAGGAGCCTTGTGAGGAACGGCCCATGGAAGAGGTTCATACGCCGGGTGTCCGGGATATTGAGGCATTGACGAAGTTTCTGTCCGTACCGGAGTCCCGTACCATGAAGGCTACGGTATTTTCCCGCAGGGACAACAAGATTCCTGTAGTGGTGTTTGTCCGCGGAGATCTGCAGGTCAATGAAGTGAAACTGAAAAAAATACTGGGTACGGAAGTGGATCCCCTGACAGATTACGAAGGAGTGGATCTCTGCTTTGGGTATATCGGAGCTTATCATCTGAATGCGGAAGGCATACAGGTCCTTTATGACAAATCCCTGGAAGGGGAAACGAACCTGGCGTGCGGCGCCAACCGAAAGGATTACCATATCCGGGGCGTGAGCGTTCCCAGGGATCTGGATATCAGGGAGTTTGTGGATGTGGCCAAGGTAAAGGAAGGGGATGCCTGCGTCAAATGCGGCGGTCCCCTGAAGGTACGCCGGGGCATTGAGGCAGGAAATATCTTTCAGCTTGGCACGAAGTACACCAAAAGCATGGGAATGCAGTACATGGATGAAAACGGAACGCTTCAGACCCCCCTTATGGGATGCTACGGCATCGGCGTCGGGCGCCTGCTGGCCTGCGTACTGGAGGATAATCACGATGAATATGGGCCAATCTGGCCGAAATCCGTGGCTCCCTGGCTGATTCATATCTGTATGCTGAACGATACGCAGGAAGGAATCCGGGAGCTGGGCTTCCGTCTCTATCAGGAGCTAGGGCAAAAGTGGGATACCCTGCTGGATGACCGCGGAGCGGCGGCAGGCGTGCAGTTTGCTGATGCGGATCTGCTTGGGGCACCGGTCCGGATTATTCTCAGCAAGCGGAACATTGCCAGGGGACAGGTGGAAATCACCACCCGGGACAAGCGGATCAAAACGATGGTTTCCATTGAAGAGGTATCGCAAAAGGTTGGAGAGATACTGGATCAATAA
- a CDS encoding ABC transporter ATP-binding protein produces MKHPEQKHHSLLRLMKMSLPYWKIILACVLCVIAVNGAALYKPLVMQKVIDDFLVAGKPQHGLSSIPAMGVLYMLLIAGSSVLSAVQINAMTWVGQNVITDLRRTVFSHIQHMPLSLLDKYSSGRLITRATNDVEELSQMFTDVLIDLFKDVFLLIGIVVIMVKLDWQLSLIGFAVLPFIVMITNFMKRKMKANFVVIKRLTGRINGFFAENISGMKLVQIFNMQREKEGEFQGLNDKYYQASLTRLMLHSILRPSIEIFNSLAIALLVWYGMGRIMNHTLDIGVLYAFTNYIKQFFDPINDLAEKYNTIQSAVVSADRIFEILDEEGSLEDCDSGMHLERLQGEIEFRHVWFAYEKEDWVLKDVSFRIQKGQTAAFVGATGAGKTTIINLISRFYRVQKGEIRIDGVNINDINLKDLRRNISVVLQDVFLFSGSIRDNVTLSNHISDETVAEALKLSCADAFIDELPHKMHEMVTERGSTFSAGQRQLLAFARTIAHDPAIFVLDEATANIDTKTEKLIQKSIENISRDRTTLIIAHRLSTIRNADMIFLMRKGRIVESGNHESLMELGGYYAQLNAV; encoded by the coding sequence ATGAAGCATCCTGAGCAAAAACATCACAGTCTGCTGCGCCTGATGAAAATGAGCCTGCCCTACTGGAAAATCATACTCGCCTGTGTATTGTGTGTGATAGCGGTGAATGGGGCCGCGCTATACAAACCGCTGGTGATGCAGAAGGTTATCGACGATTTTCTGGTGGCGGGCAAACCGCAGCATGGACTTTCTTCCATCCCTGCCATGGGGGTTCTCTATATGCTCCTGATCGCCGGGAGCTCGGTTCTCAGTGCGGTGCAGATCAATGCCATGACCTGGGTTGGGCAGAATGTCATAACCGACCTGCGGAGAACCGTATTTTCCCATATTCAGCATATGCCGTTGTCCCTTCTGGACAAATACTCTTCCGGGCGGCTGATCACACGGGCTACCAACGATGTGGAAGAACTGAGCCAGATGTTTACGGACGTTTTGATCGATCTGTTCAAGGATGTTTTTCTTCTGATCGGCATTGTGGTCATTATGGTGAAACTGGATTGGCAGCTGTCTCTGATTGGGTTTGCAGTGCTTCCCTTTATTGTTATGATCACCAATTTCATGAAAAGGAAAATGAAAGCCAATTTTGTGGTCATCAAGCGTCTGACCGGCCGCATTAACGGCTTTTTTGCGGAAAACATATCGGGGATGAAGCTGGTGCAGATCTTTAACATGCAGCGGGAAAAGGAGGGAGAATTTCAGGGCCTGAATGACAAATATTATCAGGCCTCTCTTACCCGCCTGATGCTGCACAGTATCCTGCGCCCTTCCATTGAGATCTTCAATTCGCTGGCCATTGCCCTGCTGGTATGGTACGGAATGGGGCGTATCATGAACCATACGCTGGACATCGGCGTTCTCTATGCTTTTACCAATTATATCAAACAGTTTTTTGATCCCATCAACGACCTGGCGGAAAAATACAATACCATTCAGTCAGCAGTGGTTTCGGCAGATCGCATTTTTGAAATTCTGGATGAGGAAGGCAGCCTGGAAGATTGTGATTCCGGCATGCACCTGGAAAGACTGCAGGGAGAAATTGAATTCCGACATGTCTGGTTTGCCTATGAAAAAGAGGACTGGGTGCTGAAGGATGTCAGCTTTCGGATCCAAAAAGGGCAGACAGCGGCTTTTGTCGGAGCCACCGGCGCCGGCAAAACCACCATCATCAACTTGATTTCCCGCTTTTACCGGGTGCAGAAGGGGGAGATCCGGATCGATGGGGTCAATATCAATGATATCAATTTAAAGGATCTGCGGCGGAACATTTCCGTCGTGCTGCAGGACGTATTTCTTTTTTCGGGCAGTATCCGGGACAATGTCACCCTGAGCAACCACATTTCTGATGAAACGGTGGCAGAAGCCCTGAAGCTTTCCTGTGCGGATGCGTTTATTGATGAGCTGCCGCATAAAATGCACGAGATGGTCACGGAGAGGGGGAGTACCTTTTCCGCCGGTCAGAGGCAGCTGCTGGCATTTGCCAGGACCATTGCCCATGACCCGGCTATCTTTGTACTGGATGAGGCAACGGCCAATATTGACACCAAAACGGAAAAGCTGATCCAGAAGTCCATTGAGAATATCTCAAGAGACCGGACCACGCTGATCATTGCCCACCGGCTGTCCACTATCCGGAATGCCGATATGATCTTTCTGATGCGAAAGGGCCGCATCGTGGAATCCGGGAACCATGAAAGCCTGATGGAGCTGGGAGGGTATTATGCACAGCTCAATGCGGTATAG
- a CDS encoding ABC transporter ATP-binding protein: MKNKIVSEFLKKYWTNYLWGAIFLLLCVSIEALSPRYLGIIIDLLKAPVIDMHQVMRYVGRILLAALGVFVTRFIWRYFIMGNARNMECFLRMKLFRHLQQMSVDFYNNRKTGDLMAYAINDIGAVRKSFGPGVSLILNGLGMGLISVFSMAGSVNPRLTLLALLPIPFVVFMIVRLGGTIQHRFRAVQKNFATISDRIQENISGIRVIKTYVQEEDEVSRFDVLNGRMKQSNIDMVRVSSLLTPLIQIFFGISFTINLIYGSSLVRAHEISLGDFVAFNGYLTMIMRPVVSIGRIINIFQRGMASYKRLGEIFEVEPEIRDEIPLFGSMERLEGNLTIRDLSFRYPGQEEYALEDININLKKGRILGIIGRTGSGKTTLVNLLLRLYNVESGKILLDGKDINGYSLEELRENIGYVPQDNFLFSDSIYENVRYFNDRYSEDEIKSAVQSSMIYQDIMEFPDQFETQIGERGANLSGGQKQRISIARAIIKHPPIYILDDALSAVDTRTEGAILKNLKREMKGHTGIVIAHRISALRNADEIIVLDHGRIVEQGTHDELIDREGLYRELYQEQYEQEQREDMENEAS; encoded by the coding sequence ATGAAGAACAAAATTGTATCGGAGTTCCTGAAGAAGTATTGGACGAATTACCTGTGGGGCGCCATTTTTCTGTTGTTGTGTGTTTCGATTGAGGCATTGTCTCCCCGATATCTGGGGATCATCATTGACTTGTTGAAGGCTCCTGTCATCGATATGCACCAGGTGATGCGGTATGTCGGGCGGATTCTGCTTGCTGCGCTGGGCGTCTTTGTCACCCGGTTTATCTGGCGGTATTTCATCATGGGAAATGCCCGCAATATGGAATGTTTTCTGCGGATGAAGCTGTTCCGGCACCTTCAGCAAATGTCCGTTGATTTCTACAACAACCGGAAAACCGGGGATCTCATGGCCTATGCCATCAACGACATCGGTGCCGTGCGGAAAAGCTTTGGTCCCGGGGTATCCCTGATCCTCAACGGTCTCGGTATGGGGCTGATCTCTGTCTTTTCCATGGCAGGATCCGTAAACCCCAGGTTGACCCTGCTTGCCCTGCTTCCGATTCCTTTCGTTGTTTTCATGATTGTCCGGCTGGGAGGAACCATACAGCATCGGTTCCGGGCGGTACAAAAGAACTTTGCAACCATTTCTGACCGGATACAGGAGAACATTTCCGGCATCCGCGTGATCAAAACCTATGTGCAGGAGGAGGATGAAGTCAGCCGGTTTGATGTGCTCAACGGCCGTATGAAGCAGTCCAACATCGATATGGTGAGGGTTTCTTCCCTTCTGACTCCCCTGATTCAAATCTTCTTTGGCATCAGCTTCACAATCAATCTGATCTACGGAAGTTCTCTTGTCCGGGCCCATGAGATCTCCCTCGGTGATTTTGTTGCATTCAACGGATATCTGACCATGATCATGCGTCCGGTGGTCTCCATTGGAAGAATCATCAACATTTTTCAGAGAGGCATGGCTTCCTATAAGCGGCTTGGTGAGATTTTTGAGGTGGAGCCGGAGATCCGGGATGAGATCCCGCTTTTCGGTTCCATGGAGCGGCTGGAAGGGAATCTTACGATTCGTGATTTGTCCTTCCGCTATCCCGGTCAGGAGGAGTATGCCCTGGAGGACATCAACATCAATCTGAAAAAAGGCAGGATACTGGGTATCATTGGCAGGACCGGCAGCGGCAAGACCACACTGGTCAATCTTCTGCTGCGGCTGTACAATGTGGAGTCCGGGAAAATCCTTCTGGACGGAAAGGACATCAACGGATATTCCCTGGAGGAACTTCGGGAAAACATTGGTTATGTTCCCCAGGACAATTTCCTGTTTTCCGACAGCATCTATGAGAATGTCCGCTATTTCAATGACCGGTATTCCGAAGACGAGATTAAAAGTGCGGTGCAGTCCAGCATGATCTATCAGGATATCATGGAATTTCCGGATCAGTTTGAAACGCAGATCGGGGAGCGGGGAGCGAATCTGTCCGGCGGACAGAAGCAGCGGATCTCCATCGCCAGAGCGATCATCAAGCATCCGCCCATTTACATTCTGGACGATGCCCTGTCTGCTGTGGACACCCGGACAGAGGGAGCGATTCTGAAAAATCTGAAACGGGAAATGAAAGGCCATACCGGCATTGTCATTGCCCATCGCATTTCCGCCTTGCGGAACGCCGATGAAATCATTGTCCTGGATCATGGCCGCATTGTTGAGCAGGGAACACATGATGAGCTGATCGATCGGGAAGGATTGTACAGGGAGCTGTACCAGGAACAGTACGAGCAAGAGCAAAGGGAGGACATGGAAAATGAAGCATCCTGA
- a CDS encoding vitamin B12-dependent ribonucleotide reductase, whose amino-acid sequence MKTINDLMVRRFTRVLEKDPDKTVYDLFEWKTVDVRIMDYKRNKAVCDMKDLEFPVRYSQNACDIIAMNYFRKAGVPNEVGHERSMREVADRMVSFWVRALEDEGLIDEEEQGKILYDELVYLLLSQAWAPNSPQWFNTGLKLAYGISGDPDGLYYYDPDQKKVVESKDRYTRTQASACFILSIKDKLMGDQSITEQYVTETKLFKGGSGTGTNFSPIRGEGEKLSSGGYSSGLLSFLKGLDKNAGAIKSGGTTRRAAKMVIVDDDHPDILKFVTWKAKEEDKVRALGKMGYDTDFNGDAYSTVSGQNGNNSVRLSDDTMEKIRNLDQDPDAAITLHGRVDSAVDREIPVRELWDAINQSAYSCADPGLQFHGRFNEWHTCPAGEDGQVWAKHNQINATNPCSEYAFLNDTACNLASINLYFFYDPETKSFRVEDFMHTVALVQMVLEASIHWGQFPTKQIAMRSHLFRTTGLGPANLSSLLMAAGYPYDSREARALAASILGILTGYSYYVSSLMAQKLGSFEKYSLNKKYMLRVIRNHSRVAGARSDGYENLSYEPMKVDHELLDSMGFQDVCSALKHCWDLACDSGTKFGYRNAQVAVVAPTGTISFAMDCGATSIEPFYAHVIYKKMISGNSMIMVNPVIETALKNLGYPEDQIDAIVSYILRRDADGNILDGKMEGAPYLKEEHYPIFDTAGRCGTGKRSISPEGHVLMVSAITPMISGSVSKTVNLPHSATVKDIERIHLLAYNTGTKAIAIYRDGSKASQPLTSGITPKSEKDLEDMTYQELLEAARASRQNVPVREKARGRRPGFTHSAKIGDIELYVTVNFYPNGKIAELFISTDKEGTVVKGLLASLSKAISNMLQYHIPAEEISRTLRGQQYEPSGFVSRHPYIKSATSISDLVSKIIDIELGDFSRCQVKPGEQGGEPVLSAHDLVTATSEDETEGSMDAAGMTEDPPVPDGKEKENDRGDRIYGEVCATCGSTRLRRNGTCKVCEDCGATTGCS is encoded by the coding sequence TTGAAGACGATAAACGATTTGATGGTGAGAAGGTTTACCAGGGTACTGGAGAAAGACCCTGACAAGACCGTTTATGACCTTTTTGAATGGAAGACCGTTGATGTCCGGATCATGGATTATAAAAGAAACAAGGCCGTATGTGACATGAAGGATCTGGAGTTTCCGGTCCGGTATTCCCAGAATGCCTGTGACATCATAGCCATGAATTACTTCAGGAAGGCAGGCGTTCCCAACGAAGTGGGTCACGAACGAAGCATGCGGGAAGTGGCGGATCGCATGGTTTCCTTCTGGGTCCGTGCATTGGAGGACGAAGGACTGATCGATGAGGAGGAGCAGGGGAAGATTCTGTATGATGAGCTGGTTTACCTGCTGCTTTCCCAGGCATGGGCGCCCAATTCCCCCCAATGGTTCAATACCGGTCTGAAGCTTGCCTACGGTATCAGCGGTGACCCCGACGGCCTGTATTATTATGATCCGGATCAAAAGAAGGTTGTGGAGAGCAAGGATCGTTATACCCGGACCCAGGCATCCGCCTGCTTTATTCTTTCCATAAAGGATAAGCTGATGGGGGACCAGTCCATTACGGAACAGTATGTTACCGAGACAAAGCTGTTCAAGGGAGGATCCGGTACCGGAACCAATTTTTCGCCGATTCGCGGGGAAGGGGAGAAGCTGTCCAGCGGCGGCTATTCATCCGGGCTTCTGAGCTTTCTGAAAGGTCTTGATAAAAACGCAGGCGCCATCAAATCCGGCGGTACAACACGCCGTGCCGCCAAAATGGTCATTGTGGACGACGACCATCCGGATATCCTGAAGTTTGTGACCTGGAAGGCAAAGGAGGAGGACAAGGTCCGGGCATTGGGCAAGATGGGCTATGATACGGATTTCAACGGAGATGCTTACAGTACCGTGTCCGGCCAGAACGGAAACAACTCTGTCCGGCTGTCCGACGATACCATGGAAAAGATCCGGAATCTGGATCAGGATCCCGATGCGGCCATTACCCTGCACGGCAGGGTGGACTCCGCAGTGGACCGGGAAATCCCTGTCCGGGAGCTGTGGGATGCGATCAACCAGTCTGCATACAGCTGTGCAGACCCCGGGCTGCAGTTTCATGGCAGATTCAATGAATGGCACACCTGTCCTGCAGGGGAGGATGGTCAGGTATGGGCAAAGCATAATCAGATCAACGCCACCAACCCCTGCAGTGAATATGCTTTCCTGAATGATACGGCATGCAACCTGGCATCCATCAACCTGTACTTTTTTTACGATCCGGAAACAAAATCCTTCCGGGTGGAGGATTTCATGCATACGGTTGCCCTGGTTCAGATGGTCCTGGAGGCATCCATTCACTGGGGACAGTTTCCTACTAAACAGATTGCGATGCGGTCCCATCTTTTCCGAACCACCGGTCTTGGACCTGCCAATCTGTCTTCCCTGCTGATGGCGGCAGGGTATCCGTATGATTCCAGGGAAGCCCGGGCATTGGCAGCTTCCATTCTGGGCATCCTGACCGGCTATTCCTACTATGTCTCTTCCCTGATGGCACAGAAGCTCGGTTCCTTTGAGAAATACAGCCTGAATAAGAAGTATATGCTGCGGGTAATCCGCAATCATTCCCGGGTTGCCGGGGCAAGATCCGACGGATATGAGAATTTAAGCTATGAACCCATGAAGGTGGATCATGAACTGCTGGATTCCATGGGCTTTCAGGATGTCTGCTCTGCCCTGAAGCATTGCTGGGATCTGGCCTGTGACAGCGGTACAAAGTTTGGATACCGGAATGCCCAGGTAGCGGTGGTCGCTCCCACCGGCACCATTTCCTTTGCCATGGACTGCGGGGCAACTTCCATTGAACCCTTTTATGCCCACGTGATCTATAAAAAAATGATCAGTGGGAATTCCATGATCATGGTGAACCCGGTGATTGAAACGGCACTGAAGAATCTGGGATATCCGGAGGATCAGATCGATGCCATTGTCAGCTATATTCTGCGGAGGGATGCGGACGGCAATATCCTGGATGGCAAAATGGAAGGCGCTCCGTATCTGAAAGAAGAGCATTATCCCATTTTTGATACCGCCGGCAGATGCGGTACCGGTAAGCGTTCCATCTCACCGGAAGGACATGTGCTGATGGTATCCGCTATCACTCCCATGATTTCCGGATCGGTTTCCAAGACCGTAAACCTGCCTCATTCCGCCACCGTGAAGGATATTGAACGAATCCATCTGCTGGCCTACAACACAGGCACCAAAGCCATTGCCATATATCGGGATGGTTCCAAGGCCAGCCAGCCCCTGACTTCCGGGATTACGCCCAAATCCGAAAAGGATCTGGAGGATATGACCTATCAGGAACTGCTGGAGGCAGCCAGGGCAAGCAGGCAAAACGTTCCCGTTCGGGAGAAAGCCAGGGGACGGAGGCCCGGGTTTACGCACAGCGCCAAGATCGGGGATATTGAGCTGTATGTTACCGTCAATTTCTATCCCAACGGGAAGATCGCAGAGCTGTTTATTTCCACAGACAAGGAAGGAACCGTGGTAAAAGGCTTGCTGGCCTCCCTGTCCAAGGCGATTTCCAACATGCTGCAGTACCACATTCCGGCAGAGGAGATTTCCCGTACCCTGCGGGGACAGCAATATGAACCATCGGGTTTTGTCAGCCGGCATCCCTATATCAAGTCTGCCACTTCCATCTCGGATCTGGTTAGCAAGATCATTGACATTGAGCTGGGCGACTTTTCCCGTTGTCAGGTGAAGCCCGGGGAACAAGGCGGCGAACCGGTCCTTTCTGCCCATGACCTGGTGACGGCCACTTCAGAGGATGAGACCGAAGGCAGCATGGATGCTGCAGGAATGACAGAGGATCCTCCCGTTCCGGACGGGAAGGAAAAGGAAAACGACAGGGGCGACCGGATCTACGGAGAGGTCTGCGCCACCTGCGGCAGTACACGCCTGCGGAGGAACGGCACCTGCAAGGTCTGTGAGGACTGCGGGGCGACCACCGGTTGCTCGTGA